Below is a genomic region from Oceaniferula flava.
CGCTCTGTTCTTTGTCGTTGGCGGCACCCTCTCATGCCTGCCTCCAGAGAAGTCCACCATCGAATGGCAAGCCTGGTCTGAGGAGAAAGAGGAGCAGCTCATCGCAGAAGGCACTCCAGTCTTCATCGACTTCACCGCCCAGTGGTGTGTCACCTGCCAGGTCAATAAGAAGCGCGCTTACCCCGAGGAAGTGGCCGCCATGTTCAAGGAATACGGCATCGTCGCTCTCAAGGGAGACAAAACCAATCCCAACCCTGAGATTGAGAAAGCTCTGCAGAAGTTAGGCCGCACCGCCATCCCTGTGAATGTGCTCTACGTGCCGGGGAAAGATGAGCCAATCATCACTCCGGAAGTGCTCAGTGCCAGCTACATGAAGGAGCTGATCTCTGAAAACCTGCAGAAAGCTGAGTAAGTCAGGCATGTCATCCTTACGACAATTTCCGTGCCTTGCCCCAGCATTCATGGTTAGTATGTCGAAGTGAGCGAAAATATTCCCCTGCTTGTTAAAAACGACCCTTGGTTAGAGCCCTACACCGACCACATTCACTGGCGCATGACTCGCCTGCAGGACCACCTGCAGGAGATTGAAAAGCGCTACGGCAATCTGGCAACCTACGCCTCGGCGCATCAATACGTCGGAATCCACTACCGCGTTCACGACGATACCTGGTCGGTGCGCGAGTGGGCTCCGGGAGCGAAGTCCGTTTCCCTGGTTGGCGAGTTCAACCAGTGGAACAAACAAAGCCACCCGCTGGTGTTAGGTGCTCAGGGAGTTTGGGAAACGCACCTTCCCGGAGAGACACTCAAGCACAAGGACCTGGTTAAACTTCACATCGTGGGCGCGGATGATTCCGCACGCGATCGCATCCCCGCCTGCATCCAGCGCGCGGTGCAGGATGAAACCAGCAAAGATTACTCCGGACAAGTTTGGCAGCCCGAGGAAGCCTACGTCTGGCAGAATGATTTCGATCCCTCCACCATCGACTGCCCACTGATCTACGAGTGCCACGTCGGCATGTCCGGAGAAGAGCCGCGCATCCACAGCTACCGCGAGTTCGCCGATGAGGTGCTGCCGCGTATCTGTGCGCTCGGCTACAACACCATCCAGCTAATGGCGGTGCAGGAGCACCCCTACTACGGTTCCTTCGGTTACCACGTCTCTTCCTTCTTTGCCGCCTGCTCACGCTTTGGCACCCCCGAGGATTTGAAATACCTCATCGACCAAGCCCACGGTATGAACATCGCGGTTTTGCTCGATATCGTGCACTCTCATGCGGTGAAAAACATCGCCGAGGGACTGAACGAATTCGACGGCACCGACCACCAGTATTTTCACTCCGGTGAACGTGGCGATCAACCTCAGTGGGACAGCAAGTGCTTCGACTACGGCAAGGACGAGGTTCGCCAATTTTTGCTCTCGAACACGCTGTTTTGGATCGATGAATTCCGCTTCGATGGATTCCGCTTCGATGGCGTGACCTCCATGCTCTATCACCATCACGGCAGCGTCGCCTTCGACCACTACGACAAGTATTTCACCGACGGACCGGACGAGGACGCCATCCTCTATCTCGGTATGGCCACCACCCTGATCAATCAACTCAAGCCGGGTTGCATCGTGGTGGCGGAGGACATGTCCGGCATGCCGGGCTTGTGTCGACCCACCTCCGAGGGAGGCATCGGCTTCACCCATCGACTGGCCATGGGCATCCCCGATTACTGGATCAAGCTACTCAAACACAAGCAGGACGAAGATTGGGCACCGGAGGAAATCTGGAATGTCATGAGCAACCGTCGTTTCGGAGAAGCCAACATCGCCTACGCGGAAAGCCACGACCAGGCACTGGTGGGCGACAAAACCATCGCCTTCCGCCTGATGGACAAGGAGATGTATTGGCACATGAATATCGATGACGAGCACCCGGTGATCGAGCGCGGCATCGCATTGCATAAAATCATCCGACTCTTCACCTTGGTCTCAGGTGGTGAGGGATGGCTGAATTTCATGGGCAACGAATTTGGTCACCCCGAGTGGCTCGATTTCCCCCGCGAAGGCAACGACTGGTCCTCCCACTACTGCCGCCGACAATGGTCGCTGGTGGACAACCCCGAGCTCCGCTATCAGCACTTGAATGCTTTCGATAGCACCATGATTCACCTGACCAAGAAACATCACCTGTTGGCGTGCAATCCGGCGCAAATGCTCAGCGTGCACAATGCCGACCAGGTGCTGGCGGCTGAACGAGGCAACATCATCTTCGTGTTCAATTTGAACCCACAGCAATCGTTTCCCGATTACCACATCTCCATGCCCGGCAATGTCAAACCCGGCGATCAATACCGGTTGGTGCTGGACAGCGATTCCGAGGAGCACGGTGGACATTGCCGACTCGACCCATCCGCGACTTACACTGTCAACGAGCACCACCAGCTCAGCATCTACATTCCGAGCCGCACCTGCATCGCCCTCGAGCGCATTTAGGACATCAAGCTAGGTGGCCGTAATCACCGAGATGCAGGGAGTCGAAAAACGGATCATCAGCGTGATTGCGCTGTTTGATCAACTCCATGACTCGGTGACGGACTGGGCTCGATCAAGACTCGGATTTTTTAACCCCCAGCTCTTTTTCAAGCAGCATGTCCAAATCGGACTCACCGGGCTGCAAGCATTCGATGTTTCCGAGTTTGACGATTTGCACCTTCTTTTCGGTCTCCCCAATCGCGAGGAAAATATAGCTCGCGACCGGCAACCCGGCGTAGCGAGTGGCGTAGACTTTTCCGAGGAATCGACCGTCGCCCCCTTCGCTGGTCATCATTTCATCTGATTCTGAAGTGAAATTTTCGAAGTTAGCTGTGATGGCAGCGTCGACGTATTGTTGAATTTCCTGGGTAGTCATGCCCCCTTGTCTATCGGGGAACAGCTCGAACTCAATCTCCAAAATACTCCTCTTGTCACTTTGAAAACGCTCTCCCAAGGTCGGGCTTATATCATGCATGAGCATCAACGAATGCTGGCTCATTGAGTCACAATGATAAAACCCTCAACACACTCACAACAAGTCAGTTAATACCAAACTTACGCATAAAAATACTAGTGAACCCGCTACCAAAACCAAATAGTATCGCCTAGCGGGCTTCATGTTCTAGCGCTCAATTTAGGCTCTCAGCCATCACAAACCATCCAACTCCGCGCCGCGCCCAACAACACCAAGCAACGAGACTCAAGCTGACCGATGAAGCCTACTAGGATTCACCAGACAAGCTGCCTCGACTCATCGTCTGAGGACCTGGATCAAAAAAAGCCCCGACCGAAAACGGCGGGGCTTTTGAATGAATTGTAATGAACAGCGAGCGCCCTTAATAGACGTCGCGGCAGTAGCGTTTCTCTTTGCGGAGGTCCTTGATGTAATCGACCGCTTGCAGCTCGCTCATGCCGCCGTGATCTTGGGCGATCTTGGTGAGAGCGGCATCGACATCCTTGGCCATGCGAGATGCGTCACCACAGACGTAGAAGCTTGCGCCGTTTTCGAGCCACTGCCACAGTTCCGCACCATTTTCCAGCATGCGGTTCTGCACGTAGATTTTTTCCTTCTGGTCACGTGAGAACGCGGTATCCAGTCGGGTCAAGGTGCCGTTTTCCTGCATCCCTTTGAGTTCTTCTTCGTAAAGGAAGTCACAGCTGACGTGCTGGTCGC
It encodes:
- a CDS encoding alpha amylase C-terminal domain-containing protein — translated: MSENIPLLVKNDPWLEPYTDHIHWRMTRLQDHLQEIEKRYGNLATYASAHQYVGIHYRVHDDTWSVREWAPGAKSVSLVGEFNQWNKQSHPLVLGAQGVWETHLPGETLKHKDLVKLHIVGADDSARDRIPACIQRAVQDETSKDYSGQVWQPEEAYVWQNDFDPSTIDCPLIYECHVGMSGEEPRIHSYREFADEVLPRICALGYNTIQLMAVQEHPYYGSFGYHVSSFFAACSRFGTPEDLKYLIDQAHGMNIAVLLDIVHSHAVKNIAEGLNEFDGTDHQYFHSGERGDQPQWDSKCFDYGKDEVRQFLLSNTLFWIDEFRFDGFRFDGVTSMLYHHHGSVAFDHYDKYFTDGPDEDAILYLGMATTLINQLKPGCIVVAEDMSGMPGLCRPTSEGGIGFTHRLAMGIPDYWIKLLKHKQDEDWAPEEIWNVMSNRRFGEANIAYAESHDQALVGDKTIAFRLMDKEMYWHMNIDDEHPVIERGIALHKIIRLFTLVSGGEGWLNFMGNEFGHPEWLDFPREGNDWSSHYCRRQWSLVDNPELRYQHLNAFDSTMIHLTKKHHLLACNPAQMLSVHNADQVLAAERGNIIFVFNLNPQQSFPDYHISMPGNVKPGDQYRLVLDSDSEEHGGHCRLDPSATYTVNEHHQLSIYIPSRTCIALERI